Sequence from the Poecile atricapillus isolate bPoeAtr1 chromosome 21, bPoeAtr1.hap1, whole genome shotgun sequence genome:
CCTCCCTACACGACCCCTtatcccctcacaccccaaacGCGCCCACCCCTGGCCCTCTCCTCCTTGTCCCCCGGCGGGCTCCCTCACACCGCCCGCCCCAGCCGCTGCTCCCCTCAGTTCCTCCCGCGCTCCCACACGCCCCTCGGCGCGGGCCGCACCTGGTAGCGGCCAAGCGCGGCGGGGTCGGTTCCGCCGAGGCGGCGCAGGCCGATGGCGAGCAGGGCGGCGGCGGGCCCgtcccagagcagcaggtcGGTGCCCAGCCCGCACAGGAGGTCGCGGagccgcggcgggcggggggcggcgggcgcgcGCTCGCGGAGGCGGCCGAAGAGCGCGTGCTGCGGCAGCGCCGCGCGCCACTGCTCCGCCGGGCCGCACTCGGCCGCCATCGCCCCCGCGCGCCGCCGCCCTGACGTCACCGCCCGCGCGGCCAATcggcgccgccgcccgcggACTACATTTCCCGGCGtgccccgcggccccggcgcgcCGCGGGCTCGGCGCGATGGAGGCGCCGGTGCAGCGGCACCGAGCGCGGTACAAGAGCCCGGGCGGGCCGCCCTGGAGGGAGACGTACCGCAGGGTGAGCGGGGAGCCGGCTGGGAGCGGGGACATGGGCTCCCTCTTCCTTTGGACCTCAGTTTGGCCCTCCCGGAGCTGCTCGCTTGGGGCGGGTGAACCGCGCCCCATCCGAAACTCTCCCGACCCCGTCCCGAGCTCCCTCCGTGAGCTCCCAGCGTTGCCCCCGCTGGGAACTGTCCTCCAATTCCCCTCTAGCTCCTCCGGGCCATGGCCGGCCCCGCTGTCTCCTCCCGGGGCCTCCCCCCGTGTCTCCCCTCAGGgattcccggtgtcccggtcCTCTGGGCCTTCCCCCGCCGTGTTTCACCCCCGAGTCCCGCCCGAGCCGGCGCTGACGGCCCCGGGCGCTCTCCCCTCTCCGCAGCGCTGCATGGAGCGGCTGAGGAGCAGCCGGGCCAAGCTGCTGGAGCGCTACCGGCAGGCCGGGGACGGGGCCTGTGCCGCGGCCCCGGGCGCGCTGCTGGTGCAGGAGGTGATGGAGCAGGAGTGGCAGGAGCTGCGGGACAGGCTGCCCGGCCTCCGCGGAGATCAGCCCATGGAGCAGGTCAGTGCTGGTCCCCACCATCAGCACCACCCGTGTGATACACGAGTGCCAAATACATCTCCCTGCGGGTCTCGCTTCCAGTGAGAAGCTGATAAAACTTAGGAGCTTCAGGGTTTACTGGTTCTATAGCTCAGGCAGGGTGTTGAGCTGTTAAAGTACCTTTAGGCATGAGTGGGAAAATTCCTTATTTCCTTCACAAACATCTTATGGATCACAGCAGAGGATTGGTTTCCTCATCTGTGCTTTTTATAGCTGGCCTGTCACTTCCCTCCTCTGAGTATGGAAATGAAACCTGAATGTCTTAAAAAGCAAGTTCTTGGACAGGCTGTGCTTGGATCAGTTCTGGCTGGCTCTGCACTTGCACAGGTTGCTTCCCACAGTGCATGGGTTTGCAAATATTGGGATTTACTAGACAGGAGAATAAGAGTGAATTTATGTTGCTCAGTCAGGTGCTGGAAGTGAGAAAGGGGCTGGAATGGGAGGATCACTGACTGATTCACCTTTCAGATGCTGGAGGACCCTGatgagctggcagtgctggaagaGATCCAACAAGAATTGATCTTGCAAGGTAAGATCTTTACACATCTTCTGACTCCTGTTTGATGGGTAAAATTCCTGACTTCCTAGTACTGCAGAACAGCTGAGGCTGCACTCCTTGGTTCTTACAAACCGCATGATAGAGGGGGAGAGCCTCCTTCGAAATCTCGGTGTTGAGGCTTTAAGGTATTGAGACCTCACAGTTAAAAGAGTTTAAGTGGCATTCTAAGGTCTGTGAGAGAAGCTAGAGAAACAGGACTGAAACAGGAACAGGACTTTATAAATCAATTCATAATGTTTCTAAAGTGCTGATCAGAAAGTAGAAAGGCTCATGAGAaatcagctgagccatggaaaaaACTGGGTTAGCAGGAATGACTTCACCAAGTGTAGAAACGTGCCTCAAAGGAATAAAAGTTCTTAGAAACTcacatccagcccagcctgcatCTGCCCAGCAGCTTTGCTGTGCTGCCCAGGCAAGCCCTGAGGgtgttttgctgtgctgtgctgttgCAGAGCAGTCGGTTATCGAGGAGTACGAGCGGAGCCTGCGCTTCGATGAGGAATGTCTCAACGCCATGCTCGACAGCCTGGATGCCACTGACAGGGTCATCTGCCCAGTATGTAGGAAGTAAGAAAGCCATTGGCATTGGAATCAGATTCTCCACTTTCCTACAGCAGTCTGGGCTTAGAAATGTGCAGAGAAAAGCTGCTGTTCatttcaacaaaataaaaaagcctcaGCAATGATCTAAATCTAATGAGGGGGGAGTGGTGGGAgggtttgggttattttttttgtttttttctaaaatcttcTCTTGTTCTGGGTGTCAGGATGCTCATTGTTTGCTCTTCCCAGGAATAACCTGACTGTGAAGGCTCACTTGGTTTGTTGCCAGTGTGGGTTGTACATCAGCACACAGGTAAGCTGCACTGTGACATGTGTGgggcatctctgctgctgcagaggcagctTTGACAGGCAGGAACTGTAGCTGACTTTTAATCAATTGTTCCCAGGACATGACAGAAGGGAAGCTTCGGTCACTGCTGGAAAGCACCTTGACAGAGCACAGTCAGAGGtgcctgcacagccctgagTTCACAGTCACCAGTGGCATGGAGGAGGAAGCCAGTCTGCTCATGAGCTGCCCGGTGAGCTTAAATGTCAGGTTCCTGGAAAGGATCCCTGCTTGGATCCATATCTCAGTTACATGGGCAGAAACCACAAGTCTGTTGATCCCTGGGGttttttcacaaaattcctTGAAAATGGCATTGCCTTTGATGACCAGCAACCATAAAAGTTCCAAAGTGCACACCTTTAACTGTTGGATTAGGGAATCTTTCAAGGACCTGCCAAATTTAGTGCCCTAACTTTAGCCAACACCTTCTAAGTCTTGTGTGCACCATCTGTTCAGGTAAGTGGTTTGtgaagaaaagttttaaaaataacttgtttAAGCCTCCTCAAAAACTTCATCCAGGTGTCTCAGAGAACGTGCAGCAGCCCTCTGGCTCAAGCTAGAGCTGCTGCTTGCTTTGCTATTAAAACCAGTATCTTCCTGTCCAAATAGTTTTGAACTTGATACATtaacacagcttctctgttcaACCTTTTCTGTGAAGGTCTGTGACTCCTGGATGATTCTCCTCTAAGGTGACTCAACTGCTGCTTTACTTGTGGAAGATTTCAATACTAAACTTCACCCAGAGCTGCTATGACTCTTGTGTACATACTTCTAACTGCTGTGTCAGAAAGACACTTCAAAAGGCAGTAGTATTGCCTTGACCTGCACTTTTAATCACACAggacattttgaaataaatatatttcgTTTATTTTGGCCTTGGTATTGTCTTTAACACTGTATCAGTGATCTCACAGCTCATGTTGGACTTCAGCTTTCTCTTTAAGTGAaccttaaataaataaactaacTTAAATAAACTTCAAGCTTTCAAACAATTTGAGGCACCAGTTTAAGCAGAAATGCTCTACCATCAGCAACCATCACTGCCACAGCTACTctgtgagcagctctggcaAAGACAAACTCTGCCATCACTTTCATGGCAGCTCTAGTACAGCAGGAAGAAGAGAAACCACCCTTTTCAGTGATATGTTGAACAGTTTTTATTCTTCACATTCACTCTTAGTTGTACAAAAACCCCTGTGCAGGGTGAGGCAATTCTGGCCTGTAGCATCAGAGAACTTTTCTGGGGCTGCACCATCACTACACATCCCCAGATCCAAGTGGGAATCCTCCTTCTCCCATTCTCCACCTTCCAAATTACTTACTCTCTGTATCCACTGTGAAGATATATTTGGGTATTGCTGGATGAAGCAGCACTGTGGAATACCCACACTTGAGGGTAAGTTTCCTAGCCTGACCTACTGACATTTAACAAAGCTTTTAAGGTCTTCAAGGAATTTAATGTactcctggtgctccagggCAGTGCTGAGCTCTATTAACTCGTCAGCAAAGGTGTTGTCCACTCCTCTGTCAGCCAGGAAATCCATCAAGTGATCGTAGAGAGCCTGGAGCATGGAACAGAAACTTTCCTTAGTGGAACACAGCTGGGTAGGGGGTGCATTAAGGTGTCACCTGGC
This genomic interval carries:
- the RPAIN gene encoding RPA-interacting protein — encoded protein: MEAPVQRHRARYKSPGGPPWRETYRRRCMERLRSSRAKLLERYRQAGDGACAAAPGALLVQEVMEQEWQELRDRLPGLRGDQPMEQMLEDPDELAVLEEIQQELILQEQSVIEEYERSLRFDEECLNAMLDSLDATDRVICPVCRKNNLTVKAHLVCCQCGLYISTQDMTEGKLRSLLESTLTEHSQRCLHSPEFTVTSGMEEEASLLMSCPVCDSWMILL